From a single Agrobacterium tumefaciens genomic region:
- the visR gene encoding transcriptional regulator VisR yields the protein MFYRSPVATSRSDLFPKLVAMQKLVGARNFVVTKAAASGFPNKKKLTCELENWGMNAAEQSTQFIRAVGDILLDHIETSLLPVIWRNKNAGGFADLPDVPALLRRIENDTLPYAGLAMPVRLGTIGNGYIVFCGTNLVLDNEVVIEQHIKCCEIMVDMLALDERKAAPSEALSEREIACLQLAGDGRISEEIAVKLGLSVHTVNAYLGSATIKLDSVNRIQAIAKAIRLGYIH from the coding sequence ATGTTTTACCGCAGCCCTGTCGCAACGAGCCGGTCGGATCTGTTTCCGAAGCTCGTCGCCATGCAGAAGCTGGTCGGCGCACGAAATTTCGTGGTGACGAAGGCTGCCGCTTCCGGTTTCCCCAACAAGAAGAAGCTGACCTGCGAGCTGGAAAACTGGGGCATGAATGCCGCAGAACAGAGCACGCAGTTCATCCGCGCCGTCGGTGATATTCTTCTCGATCATATCGAGACGTCGCTGTTGCCGGTCATCTGGCGCAACAAGAATGCCGGCGGCTTTGCCGATCTTCCCGATGTTCCGGCGTTGCTGCGCCGGATCGAAAACGACACCTTGCCCTATGCCGGGCTGGCCATGCCGGTGCGGCTCGGCACCATCGGCAACGGTTACATCGTTTTCTGCGGCACCAATCTCGTTCTCGACAATGAGGTCGTCATCGAGCAGCACATCAAATGCTGCGAGATCATGGTGGATATGCTGGCGCTCGACGAACGCAAGGCTGCGCCCTCGGAAGCACTGAGCGAGAGGGAAATCGCCTGCCTGCAACTGGCAGGTGACGGCCGGATCAGTGAAGAGATCGCGGTCAAGCTCGGGCTTTCCGTGCACACGGTCAATGCCTATCTCGGTTCCGCGACGATCAAGCTCGATTCCGTCAACCGCATTCAGGCAATCGCAAAGGCCATCCGGCTCGGCTATATCCACTGA
- a CDS encoding methyl-accepting chemotaxis protein: MHNRLFKTVASKVVVLTIGLIMLSVAAVGFSTYMRLKDNIITTALRDTNSAMRNMAILYEMKVGGVALDMGDGQLKSVSRASIGTLRDNDLVDRTAAGNGGIATVFETKAGEYVRMITNLKNEKGERAAGTKLATDHPAFEKVSKGEAYFGPATLFGVSYMTGYMPVINNSGATVGILFVGVPMAVYEAQIFGLRDLMLICGTLAMGGVGLLAYFVIRRTLQPLGKLTDAVKSLSDGNLDTPIPYATNTNEFGNIARALVIFRENALDKLAIEGRSADERSVAESERHRNDAEKQALDSQIEFAVGEIASGLGRLSRGDLSRTIETPFTGRLDRLRTDFNESLLNLRDALGQIRERTLIIQHSGFEIEQSSVDLSKRTENQAASLEETAAAVEEITATVRSSAERAREANEAVRITKQSADSSGSVVSNAVDAMGRIEGASRKIEQIIEVIDDIAFQTNLLALNAGIEAARAGEAGKGFAVVAQEVRELAQRSADAAREIKQLINQSTHEVSTGSKLVQEAGTVLSAISQQIVTVSQHVETIATATQDQSSALHNVNGSVNQMDQMTQQNAALAEQSSAASRVLSGEVEALLDLVQRFQMEQGSAAGRDRLNRAA; the protein is encoded by the coding sequence ATGCACAACCGGCTCTTTAAGACCGTCGCGAGCAAAGTCGTCGTGCTGACGATCGGCTTGATCATGCTCAGCGTGGCGGCAGTTGGTTTTTCCACCTACATGCGCTTGAAGGATAATATCATCACCACCGCGCTGCGCGATACCAACAGCGCAATGCGCAACATGGCGATCCTCTACGAGATGAAGGTCGGTGGCGTCGCGCTGGACATGGGCGATGGGCAGCTCAAAAGTGTCAGCCGCGCCAGCATTGGGACGCTGCGCGACAACGACCTCGTTGATCGCACCGCGGCAGGAAACGGTGGCATCGCCACGGTTTTTGAAACCAAGGCCGGTGAATATGTCCGTATGATCACCAATCTGAAAAATGAAAAGGGCGAACGCGCGGCAGGCACCAAGCTTGCCACCGATCATCCTGCTTTCGAAAAAGTCAGCAAGGGCGAAGCGTATTTCGGCCCGGCCACGCTTTTCGGCGTCAGTTACATGACCGGTTACATGCCGGTTATCAACAATTCCGGCGCCACCGTCGGCATTCTTTTTGTCGGCGTCCCCATGGCCGTTTACGAAGCCCAGATATTCGGCCTGCGCGACCTGATGCTGATCTGCGGTACGTTGGCCATGGGCGGAGTCGGGCTTCTCGCCTATTTCGTAATCAGACGCACATTGCAGCCGCTGGGCAAACTGACGGACGCGGTGAAGTCTCTTTCGGACGGCAATCTCGACACACCAATCCCCTATGCCACCAATACCAATGAATTCGGCAACATCGCCCGCGCTCTGGTGATCTTCCGCGAGAATGCGCTTGATAAACTGGCCATCGAGGGAAGAAGCGCCGATGAACGCTCGGTGGCGGAATCCGAACGCCACCGCAACGACGCGGAAAAGCAGGCGCTGGACAGCCAGATCGAATTTGCAGTCGGTGAAATCGCATCCGGTCTCGGCAGGCTTTCGCGTGGCGATCTGAGCCGCACGATCGAGACACCTTTCACCGGCCGTCTGGACCGGCTGCGCACGGATTTCAACGAATCCCTGCTCAATCTGCGCGATGCGCTGGGGCAGATCCGTGAGCGCACGCTCATCATCCAGCATAGCGGCTTTGAAATCGAGCAGTCGTCGGTTGATCTGTCGAAGCGCACCGAAAATCAGGCGGCCTCGCTGGAGGAGACCGCCGCCGCCGTCGAGGAAATCACCGCAACGGTCAGATCGTCGGCCGAGCGGGCGCGGGAGGCCAATGAGGCCGTCCGCATTACCAAGCAGAGCGCCGACAGTTCCGGCTCGGTCGTCAGCAACGCCGTTGATGCCATGGGCCGCATCGAAGGCGCCTCGCGCAAGATCGAGCAGATCATCGAGGTCATCGACGATATCGCCTTCCAGACCAATCTCCTGGCCTTGAATGCCGGCATCGAGGCGGCGCGTGCGGGTGAGGCGGGCAAGGGTTTTGCCGTGGTGGCGCAGGAAGTGCGTGAACTGGCGCAACGTTCCGCCGATGCAGCCCGCGAGATCAAGCAGCTCATCAACCAGTCGACGCACGAAGTCAGCACCGGATCGAAGCTGGTGCAGGAGGCGGGCACGGTTCTTTCCGCCATCAGCCAGCAGATCGTCACCGTCAGCCAGCACGTTGAAACCATCGCGACCGCGACGCAGGACCAGTCATCGGCGCTTCACAACGTCAACGGTTCCGTAAACCAGATGGACCAGATGACGCAGCAGAATGCAGCACTTGCCGAGCAGTCGAGTGCGGCGAGCCGGGTGCTGTCCGGCGAGGTGGAGGCCTTGCTCGATCTCGTCCAGCGTTTCCAGATGGAGCAGGGTTCGGCGGCGGGTAGGGATCGATTGAACCGGGCCGCCTGA
- a CDS encoding PAS domain-containing hybrid sensor histidine kinase/response regulator produces the protein MLPGWIIFGSAFAYVLLLFAVASFGDRNSRKRNAPKKGRPFVYALSLAIYCTSWTYFGGVGLAADKGLEFLGIYTGPILAFTIGMPIIRRIVELAKTEKLTSVADFIAARYGKNSTVAMIVAVIALVGAIPYIALQLKAVSNSVATMVDPGDYGIGSGNLYFLDLPLVVTIVMAGFAVMFGTRHTDATEHQDGLILAISMESLVKLVAMCTVGFYVLFVLFDGPVHLWRLATENEQAMRAISYHTPVSRWIVMTLLSGFAIILLPRQFHVTVVENRTPEELRMAGFLLPLYLIAINIFVLPIALAGILTLGANGSADLYVLQLPLTHQMPVVSLITFIGGFSAATAMVIVASVALSIMISNDIVMPIFLRQKLLNRSPHRDNFAKTLLNIRRTAIFAVMLLGYFYYRAADSTTGLASIGFLAFAAIAQMAPALFGGLFWRRANARGAIAGLSSGFFVWAYLLFLPSFGGPDNSEVAANILGFLFSGSTVFNGPEADPFVNAVILSLLVNSMAFVLGSLSRNPRPVERIQSGIFVKRHSKSQFATRGWKTRVSVGDLKSAIARYLGEERMLRSLATYEKTAGRKLNDDQPADMALIHFSEQLLGSAIGSSSARLVLSIILQKAEDTSADTAWLLDQASEALQYNQDMLQTALAQMDQGIAVFDSSQQLTIWNRRFRTLLDLPEQFGQVGVPLTDIVAMLQERGDMPAGDTDELITSFLTMDLPFSLVLAGGERIIEVRSNTMPDKGIVATFTDITQRVASDQALKQANETLEQRVAERTVELTRVNRELAEARASADEANIGKTRFFAAAGHDILQPLNAARLYSSSLVERLGVSRESDLVHNIDSALESVETILGAVLDISRLDTGSMKARMTSVPLNELLKRIETDFAPMAQEKNLDLVVMPTSLTVRSDPNLLRRLVQNLVSNAIKYTLRGKVVVGARRRGGEVVIQVTDSGIGIPASKFRTVFKEFARLDEGAKTASGLGLGLSIVDRLSRMLHHPVQLISTPGKGTTFRIHLPRESDRVAPAKSGGAVSNAAASDRLQGVRVLCIDNEPKILEGMTLLLTGWGCEVLPAGSVATLEEPFLKLAAAPDIIIADYHLDDGDGISAIRLIRTFYGKSIPALLVTADRSPEVRSDAEKYGISVQHKPVKPAALRAYINQISSTARAAAE, from the coding sequence GTGCTTCCTGGGTGGATCATATTCGGTTCGGCCTTCGCTTATGTCCTGCTGCTGTTTGCGGTTGCAAGCTTCGGGGATAGAAACAGCCGGAAAAGAAACGCCCCGAAGAAGGGGCGGCCGTTCGTTTATGCGCTGAGCCTTGCGATCTATTGCACCTCCTGGACCTATTTCGGCGGCGTCGGGCTTGCGGCCGACAAAGGATTGGAGTTTCTCGGCATCTATACCGGGCCGATCCTTGCCTTCACCATCGGCATGCCGATCATTCGCCGAATCGTCGAGCTGGCCAAAACGGAAAAACTGACATCGGTTGCGGATTTCATCGCCGCCCGTTACGGCAAGAACTCCACCGTGGCGATGATCGTCGCCGTCATCGCGCTTGTGGGCGCCATTCCCTATATCGCCCTGCAGCTGAAAGCCGTTTCCAATTCGGTGGCGACGATGGTCGATCCCGGTGACTACGGCATTGGCAGCGGCAATCTTTATTTCCTCGATCTGCCGCTGGTCGTCACCATCGTCATGGCCGGTTTCGCCGTCATGTTCGGGACCCGCCACACCGACGCCACAGAACATCAGGACGGGCTCATTCTGGCGATTTCGATGGAATCGCTGGTCAAGCTGGTCGCCATGTGTACCGTCGGCTTTTACGTGCTGTTCGTCCTTTTCGACGGGCCTGTGCATCTGTGGCGGCTCGCCACGGAGAATGAACAGGCCATGCGGGCCATATCCTATCACACGCCCGTCAGCCGCTGGATTGTCATGACCCTGCTATCCGGCTTCGCCATCATCCTTCTGCCGCGCCAGTTCCACGTCACCGTAGTGGAAAACCGCACGCCGGAAGAATTGCGCATGGCGGGGTTCCTCCTGCCGCTTTATCTCATCGCCATCAACATCTTCGTGCTGCCGATCGCGCTCGCCGGCATTCTGACGCTCGGCGCAAACGGCAGCGCCGATCTCTACGTCCTGCAACTGCCGCTTACGCATCAGATGCCGGTCGTATCCCTCATTACCTTCATCGGCGGATTTTCGGCGGCAACCGCAATGGTTATCGTTGCTTCGGTGGCGCTGTCGATCATGATTTCCAACGACATCGTCATGCCGATCTTTCTGCGGCAGAAGCTGTTGAACCGCTCGCCGCACCGGGACAATTTCGCCAAAACGCTGCTCAATATCCGCAGGACGGCGATCTTCGCGGTGATGCTGCTGGGTTACTTTTATTATCGCGCCGCCGACAGCACGACAGGGCTCGCCTCCATCGGCTTCCTGGCCTTCGCCGCCATCGCCCAGATGGCCCCTGCCCTTTTCGGCGGCCTGTTCTGGCGGCGCGCCAATGCGCGTGGCGCAATTGCCGGCCTGAGTTCGGGCTTTTTCGTCTGGGCCTATCTGCTGTTTCTGCCGAGCTTCGGCGGGCCTGACAATTCCGAAGTGGCTGCGAATATTCTCGGTTTCCTGTTTTCCGGCAGTACAGTCTTCAACGGACCGGAAGCCGATCCGTTTGTGAATGCCGTCATCCTCAGTCTGCTCGTCAACAGCATGGCCTTTGTGCTCGGCTCGCTATCGCGCAACCCGCGGCCGGTGGAGCGGATCCAGTCCGGCATTTTCGTCAAGCGTCATTCGAAATCGCAATTCGCCACACGCGGCTGGAAAACCCGTGTGAGCGTCGGCGACCTCAAAAGCGCGATCGCCCGCTATCTCGGGGAAGAGCGCATGCTGCGCTCACTCGCCACCTATGAAAAGACGGCTGGCCGGAAGCTCAACGATGACCAGCCGGCGGACATGGCGCTGATCCATTTCTCCGAACAATTGCTTGGCAGCGCCATCGGCTCCTCCTCGGCCCGCCTCGTGCTGTCGATCATTCTCCAGAAGGCGGAAGATACCAGCGCAGACACCGCCTGGCTGCTCGATCAGGCCAGTGAAGCCCTGCAATATAATCAGGATATGCTGCAAACGGCGCTGGCGCAGATGGATCAGGGCATCGCTGTTTTCGACAGTTCGCAGCAGCTGACCATCTGGAACCGGCGCTTCCGCACCCTGCTGGACCTGCCCGAACAATTCGGCCAGGTGGGCGTGCCACTGACGGATATCGTCGCCATGCTGCAGGAGCGCGGCGACATGCCGGCCGGTGATACGGACGAGCTGATCACCAGTTTCCTGACCATGGACCTGCCCTTCTCGCTGGTACTGGCTGGCGGCGAGCGCATTATCGAAGTGCGCTCCAACACCATGCCGGACAAGGGCATCGTCGCCACCTTCACCGATATCACGCAGCGGGTGGCGAGCGATCAGGCGTTGAAACAGGCCAACGAAACGCTGGAGCAGCGCGTGGCGGAACGAACCGTCGAGCTTACCCGCGTCAACCGCGAACTGGCGGAGGCAAGAGCATCCGCCGACGAGGCGAATATCGGCAAGACGCGGTTCTTCGCCGCCGCCGGTCACGACATTCTCCAGCCGCTCAATGCAGCGCGCCTCTATTCCTCCTCGCTTGTCGAACGGCTTGGCGTCTCCAGAGAAAGCGATCTCGTCCACAATATCGATTCAGCGCTGGAATCGGTCGAGACCATTCTCGGCGCCGTTCTCGATATTTCCCGCCTCGACACGGGTTCGATGAAGGCGCGCATGACGTCGGTGCCGCTAAACGAGCTGTTGAAACGCATCGAAACCGATTTCGCACCCATGGCGCAGGAAAAGAACCTCGACCTCGTGGTCATGCCCACCTCACTCACGGTCCGTTCCGACCCCAATCTCCTGCGGCGGCTCGTGCAGAATCTGGTCTCGAACGCCATCAAATACACGCTGAGGGGCAAGGTCGTCGTCGGTGCCCGCCGCCGGGGCGGCGAAGTCGTCATTCAGGTGACGGATTCCGGCATCGGCATTCCCGCCTCCAAATTCCGCACCGTCTTCAAGGAATTCGCCCGGTTGGACGAGGGCGCAAAAACGGCCTCCGGCCTTGGGCTCGGCCTTTCCATCGTCGACCGGCTGTCGCGCATGCTGCACCATCCCGTGCAGCTGATTTCGACGCCCGGCAAGGGTACGACCTTCCGCATTCATCTGCCGCGTGAATCAGACCGCGTTGCGCCAGCCAAATCCGGCGGCGCCGTCAGCAATGCGGCGGCGAGCGATCGCCTGCAGGGGGTGCGCGTCCTGTGCATCGACAATGAGCCAAAAATCCTCGAGGGCATGACGCTGTTGCTGACGGGATGGGGTTGCGAGGTTCTGCCGGCAGGTTCGGTGGCGACGCTGGAAGAACCCTTCCTGAAACTGGCGGCAGCGCCTGATATCATCATCGCCGATTACCATCTCGATGATGGTGACGGCATCAGCGCCATCCGCCTCATCCGCACATTCTACGGCAAATCGATCCCTGCCCTGCTGGTGACGGCGGATCGCAGTCCCGAAGTGCGCAGCGATGCCGAAAAATACGGGATTTCCGTTCAGCATAAGCCGGTCAAACCGGCGGCGCTGCGCGCCTATATCAACCAGATATCCAGCACGGCACGGGCAGCGGCGGAATAA
- the mscL gene encoding large conductance mechanosensitive channel protein MscL yields the protein MLNEFKTFIARGNVMDLAVGVIIGAAFSKIVDSVVNDLIMPIVGAIFGGFDFSNYFLPLSSGVTAPSLAAARDQGAVFAYGNFLTVLINFLILAWIIFLMVKGVNKLRASVETKKAEEKTEAAPPPEDVKLLTEIRDLLKTR from the coding sequence ATGCTAAACGAATTTAAAACCTTCATTGCCCGCGGCAATGTCATGGACCTGGCCGTCGGTGTCATCATCGGTGCGGCTTTCAGCAAGATCGTCGATTCCGTCGTCAACGATCTCATCATGCCGATCGTCGGCGCAATTTTCGGCGGCTTCGATTTCTCGAACTACTTCCTGCCGTTGAGTTCCGGCGTCACCGCCCCGTCGCTTGCCGCTGCCCGTGATCAGGGTGCCGTCTTTGCTTATGGCAACTTTCTGACCGTTCTCATCAACTTCCTCATCCTCGCCTGGATCATTTTCCTGATGGTCAAGGGCGTCAACAAGCTTCGCGCCTCGGTAGAAACCAAGAAGGCCGAAGAAAAGACGGAAGCGGCTCCGCCGCCGGAAGACGTCAAGCTTCTCACCGAAATCCGCGATCTGCTCAAGACGCGCTGA
- a CDS encoding pyridoxal phosphate-dependent aminotransferase — translation MSILNSLSARSLAAPESGIVEVVNYARGRDNLLPLWVGEGDLPSPDFINQAAIDGLNNGETFYTWQRGIPELRQALSRYYERHFAASLPPEHFYVTGSGMQAIVLAVQALTSPGDEMVYLSPTWPNIVAAIGVAGAKAVPVGIDFRDGRWDLDIGKLESAITGKTKALFINTPSNPTGWTATRDNLRDVLALARKHDLWIVADEIYALYHYAGTRAPSFLDIMEPDDKIVFANSFSKNWSMTGWRVGWLVAPPAIGQVIENLIQYSTSGVAQFMQRGAVAALDQGDGFIRENYERALASRDILCDALIATNRVETLKPDGALYAFLKIDGVTDSRATALDIVDKTGVGLAPGTAFGPGGELFLRACFLRNPRQIEDAADRLSSYILGR, via the coding sequence ATGTCCATTTTGAACAGTCTGAGTGCGCGCTCTCTGGCGGCTCCCGAGAGCGGCATCGTTGAGGTCGTGAATTATGCCCGGGGACGGGACAATCTCCTGCCGCTCTGGGTTGGCGAAGGCGATCTGCCGAGCCCTGACTTCATCAATCAGGCTGCGATTGATGGGCTGAACAATGGCGAAACCTTTTACACCTGGCAGCGTGGCATTCCCGAGCTGCGCCAGGCGCTCAGCCGCTACTACGAACGGCACTTCGCGGCATCGCTGCCGCCGGAGCATTTTTACGTCACCGGTTCCGGCATGCAGGCGATTGTGCTTGCCGTGCAGGCGCTGACCTCGCCGGGCGACGAGATGGTGTATCTTTCACCAACCTGGCCGAATATCGTTGCCGCCATCGGTGTGGCGGGCGCAAAGGCGGTTCCGGTCGGTATCGATTTCCGCGACGGCCGCTGGGATCTCGATATCGGCAAGCTTGAAAGCGCCATCACCGGCAAAACCAAGGCGCTTTTTATCAACACGCCTTCGAACCCGACCGGCTGGACCGCGACGCGCGACAATCTTCGCGATGTTCTGGCGCTTGCCCGCAAACACGATCTCTGGATCGTCGCGGATGAGATTTACGCGCTTTATCACTATGCCGGCACCCGCGCGCCTTCGTTCCTCGACATCATGGAGCCGGACGACAAGATCGTCTTCGCCAATTCCTTTTCAAAGAACTGGTCCATGACCGGCTGGCGTGTCGGCTGGCTTGTGGCACCGCCGGCCATCGGTCAGGTCATCGAAAATCTCATTCAATATTCCACCTCTGGCGTTGCGCAGTTCATGCAGCGCGGCGCAGTCGCAGCCCTCGACCAGGGCGATGGCTTCATCCGCGAAAACTACGAACGTGCTCTGGCGTCCCGCGATATTCTCTGCGATGCGCTGATCGCAACGAACAGGGTTGAAACGCTGAAGCCGGACGGCGCTCTTTATGCCTTTCTCAAGATAGACGGCGTGACGGACAGCCGCGCCACGGCGCTGGATATCGTCGATAAAACCGGCGTCGGCCTGGCGCCCGGCACGGCATTCGGCCCGGGGGGAGAACTGTTTCTGCGCGCCTGCTTCCTGCGCAACCCCAGGCAGATAGAAGATGCAGCCGATCGGCTGTCATCTTACATTCTCGGCAGGTAG
- the galE gene encoding UDP-glucose 4-epimerase GalE: protein MAVLVTGGAGYIGSHMVWALLDAGEEVVVVDRLSTGSRWAVAPAARFYLGDAADRTLLDQIFEENQIETIFHFAGSLSVPESISQPLEYYENNTGTTRALVAAAVAHGIRNFIFSSTAAVYGNQPFDGPVPETAILSPENPYGLSKLASEIMLRDVVQAHDFNYVALRYFNVAGADPQGRAGPSPTGVANLIKVACEAATGRRDRVEVYGTDYPTADGTGVRDYIHVSDLIDAHMLAMAHLRAGGGTRTLNCGYGVGYSVLDVLHAVRQESEHDFPVIHCPRRPGDIAAMVADSTRIQTELGWRPRFNDLAIIVRTALQWEAKRQAQQSDRIPPVRRKLAAIG, encoded by the coding sequence ATGGCTGTTCTGGTCACGGGTGGAGCAGGTTACATAGGAAGCCACATGGTGTGGGCTTTGCTCGATGCCGGGGAAGAGGTCGTTGTTGTCGATCGGCTTTCCACGGGGTCGCGTTGGGCTGTCGCGCCGGCTGCGCGCTTCTATCTGGGGGATGCGGCCGATCGCACCTTGCTCGACCAGATTTTCGAAGAAAACCAGATCGAGACCATTTTCCACTTTGCCGGCTCCCTCAGCGTTCCTGAATCGATCAGCCAGCCGCTGGAATATTACGAAAACAACACCGGCACGACCCGCGCCCTCGTCGCGGCAGCGGTCGCCCATGGCATTCGCAATTTCATCTTCTCCTCGACAGCCGCCGTCTATGGAAACCAGCCCTTTGATGGCCCGGTGCCGGAAACGGCGATCCTGAGCCCGGAAAATCCCTACGGCCTGTCGAAACTCGCCTCTGAAATCATGCTGCGCGATGTCGTGCAGGCGCATGATTTCAACTATGTGGCGCTGCGTTATTTCAATGTCGCCGGAGCCGATCCGCAGGGCCGCGCCGGTCCTTCTCCGACGGGCGTGGCAAACCTCATCAAGGTCGCCTGCGAGGCCGCGACCGGCCGGCGTGATCGGGTTGAGGTTTACGGAACGGACTATCCGACCGCTGACGGCACGGGCGTTCGCGACTATATCCATGTCAGCGATCTCATAGATGCGCATATGCTGGCCATGGCGCATCTGCGCGCCGGTGGCGGCACCCGAACCTTGAATTGTGGTTATGGCGTCGGTTATTCGGTGCTGGACGTGCTGCACGCGGTGCGGCAGGAATCGGAACACGATTTCCCGGTCATCCATTGTCCGCGTCGGCCGGGTGATATTGCCGCCATGGTAGCGGATTCCACCCGTATTCAGACGGAGCTGGGTTGGCGCCCGCGTTTCAACGATCTGGCGATCATCGTTCGCACTGCTCTTCAGTGGGAAGCCAAGCGCCAGGCTCAGCAAAGCGACAGGATCCCCCCGGTCCGGCGCAAGCTGGCAGCGATAGGCTGA
- a CDS encoding DUF6030 family protein has product MDASLQKRVSHGALLFAVLAVCLAILATVLLANDQKHLKSLLTYLNLAPAIYSAEPPPKVRPVKRQKLAAKKVDLPHHLLKFEKTGDRASFARDFVLSGKDLCDRFTTEGFSNLEGWHASPVNIRNFECIADLVEENAATPAERASLFLEIRGEASGEIRSIRMKAVAPETPDGAAIRAKLNDALALIIGQTRWADLAAMLGPANGMQAYQAQHFGISVSVKPEPTAPHRMNVILLANEQSPGLKLTRSFFDRGQWLPAASASDRPVVYNSVEKNRVR; this is encoded by the coding sequence ATGGACGCAAGCCTGCAAAAAAGAGTAAGCCATGGCGCGCTGCTGTTTGCAGTGCTGGCCGTCTGTCTCGCCATATTGGCGACGGTGCTGCTTGCCAACGATCAGAAGCACCTCAAGAGCCTGCTGACCTACCTCAATCTGGCGCCTGCCATCTATTCCGCCGAGCCGCCGCCCAAGGTGAGGCCCGTCAAACGGCAAAAGCTCGCCGCCAAGAAGGTCGATCTGCCGCATCATCTATTGAAATTCGAAAAAACCGGCGACAGGGCATCTTTCGCACGCGATTTCGTGCTTTCTGGCAAGGACCTCTGTGACCGTTTCACCACCGAGGGTTTTTCCAACCTCGAAGGCTGGCATGCCAGCCCGGTGAATATCCGAAATTTCGAATGCATCGCCGATCTTGTCGAAGAGAATGCAGCAACGCCTGCCGAACGGGCATCGCTTTTCCTTGAAATCAGAGGCGAGGCATCGGGCGAGATCAGATCCATAAGAATGAAGGCCGTGGCGCCTGAGACGCCTGACGGTGCCGCCATCAGGGCCAAGCTTAATGATGCACTGGCCCTGATTATCGGGCAAACCCGCTGGGCCGACCTTGCCGCCATGCTTGGGCCAGCAAACGGGATGCAGGCCTATCAGGCGCAACATTTCGGCATTTCGGTCTCCGTCAAGCCGGAGCCGACCGCACCGCATCGCATGAACGTGATTTTGCTCGCGAACGAACAGTCGCCGGGGCTGAAGCTGACGCGCAGTTTTTTCGACAGGGGGCAATGGCTTCCCGCCGCCAGCGCCTCGGATCGGCCGGTCGTCTATAATTCCGTCGAGAAAAACCGTGTCCGCTGA
- the yacG gene encoding DNA gyrase inhibitor YacG produces MVKPSTESAGNVTPLRKSQPCPECGRPSTRDDYPFCSDRCRSLDLARWLNGSYAIPVADDESSAGGQDTGKNTSE; encoded by the coding sequence ATGGTAAAACCCTCCACTGAAAGCGCCGGAAATGTCACGCCGCTGCGTAAATCCCAGCCATGCCCGGAATGTGGGCGGCCCTCGACGCGCGACGACTATCCGTTCTGTTCGGATCGCTGCCGCTCGCTCGATCTCGCCCGCTGGCTGAATGGCTCTTACGCCATTCCGGTCGCGGACGATGAAAGCAGCGCCGGCGGGCAGGACACGGGTAAAAATACATCCGAATAG
- a CDS encoding Maf-like protein codes for MTNTKQKLVLASGSPRRLELLHQIGIEPARLMPMDIDETPAKLEHPRTLCRRLSLQKAEAAHAALKSEQTWKDAYVLGSDTVVAVGRRIVGKAEYTEDASAALHLLSGRSHWVYTGICLVIPGGKIRQKVVETKVRFKRLSTREIDAYIASGQWRGKAGAYGIQGIAGAFVQKLTGSYTNVVGLPLYETMSLLSGEGFEVTSGWLEG; via the coding sequence ATGACAAACACAAAACAAAAGCTCGTTCTGGCATCCGGCTCACCGCGGCGTCTGGAACTGTTGCATCAGATCGGCATCGAGCCGGCACGCCTGATGCCGATGGATATCGACGAGACGCCTGCGAAGCTCGAGCATCCGCGCACGCTGTGTCGTCGTCTGTCGCTGCAGAAGGCCGAAGCGGCGCATGCCGCGCTCAAGAGCGAGCAGACGTGGAAAGATGCCTATGTTCTCGGCTCCGACACCGTCGTGGCCGTGGGCCGTCGCATCGTCGGCAAGGCGGAATATACCGAAGACGCCTCGGCGGCGCTGCATCTTCTCTCGGGACGCAGCCATTGGGTCTATACCGGCATCTGCCTTGTAATACCCGGCGGCAAGATCCGACAGAAGGTGGTGGAAACCAAGGTGCGCTTCAAACGGCTCTCGACGCGAGAAATCGATGCCTACATCGCCTCCGGCCAGTGGCGCGGTAAAGCGGGCGCCTATGGCATTCAGGGCATTGCTGGCGCATTCGTGCAGAAACTGACAGGTTCCTACACCAACGTCGTCGGCCTGCCGCTTTACGAGACCATGTCGCTTTTGTCCGGTGAAGGATTTGAGGTGACGTCGGGCTGGCTCGAGGGATAG
- the infA gene encoding translation initiation factor IF-1: MTKEEVLEFPGIVTELLPNATFRVKLENEHEIIAHTAGRMRKNRIRVLAGDKVLVEMTPYDLTKGRITYRFK; this comes from the coding sequence ATGACAAAAGAAGAAGTCCTTGAATTCCCGGGCATCGTAACCGAATTGCTGCCGAACGCAACATTCCGCGTGAAGCTTGAGAACGAACACGAAATCATCGCCCACACCGCGGGCCGCATGCGCAAGAACCGTATCCGCGTTCTGGCGGGCGACAAGGTGCTGGTTGAAATGACGCCTTACGACCTGACCAAGGGCCGCATCACCTACCGCTTCAAGTAA